A single window of Rubripirellula lacrimiformis DNA harbors:
- a CDS encoding FG-GAP repeat domain-containing protein has protein sequence MPKSRTLSIFASCLLVVTASVGCRDRASETVADGQPSAADPVTSAATRDTPVIANIHQREWVEQVRGEIESFCADCHVMPMPSSSIRSDWVAEVDQGFMLYTLSGRSDLKVPDRDDVITFFKAQAPRKFDWSPWFEKDPPCDIPFDQQGFGLTAPGESRPRPPGIANIRWLDIGISDSPALVYCDIGTGAVVAHWPQKDGGITKQLATLFQPVHVEACDLDDDGHQDLVVADIGEFDANDSNLGRVVWLRRDPDSEEFQQIVLVDGLGRVADVQPADFDGDGDIDLMVAEFGWRNSGRIVMLENNLSAAGDAIDPANISANDFLPHVVDDRHGTIHVPAADLNGDGHMDFVALISQGHETVEAFLNDGEGGFQRKVIFQAPDPAYGSSGLQLVDMDLDDDLDVLFTNGDSFDRGIKPYHAVGWLENDGSYPYEHHQLCEMPGVLTAKAADFDGDGDMDVVAGSLIAGPVGDHVGELHMASILMLIQTEPGVFKKTSLQQSIHQHASIEVADFDNDGAVDFAISNLLRENGNNEPDGVIWWNQSPTR, from the coding sequence ATGCCAAAATCTAGAACACTTTCAATCTTCGCATCATGCTTGCTGGTCGTTACCGCCAGTGTTGGATGCCGCGATCGAGCGTCCGAAACTGTTGCCGACGGGCAGCCGTCCGCTGCCGATCCCGTGACTTCGGCAGCCACCAGGGATACGCCCGTGATTGCGAACATTCATCAACGGGAATGGGTCGAGCAGGTGCGAGGTGAAATCGAGTCCTTTTGTGCCGATTGCCATGTCATGCCGATGCCTAGCAGTTCGATCCGATCCGATTGGGTTGCCGAAGTTGACCAGGGCTTCATGCTTTACACCTTGTCGGGGCGATCCGATCTGAAGGTACCCGACCGCGATGACGTGATCACATTTTTCAAAGCCCAGGCACCTCGCAAATTCGATTGGTCGCCATGGTTCGAAAAAGATCCGCCGTGCGACATCCCGTTCGATCAACAAGGCTTCGGTCTGACCGCCCCGGGGGAAAGCCGGCCTCGGCCGCCGGGAATCGCCAATATCCGCTGGCTTGATATCGGGATCTCCGATTCGCCTGCGTTGGTTTATTGCGATATCGGTACCGGTGCGGTTGTGGCTCACTGGCCGCAAAAGGATGGCGGAATCACCAAGCAACTCGCCACCCTGTTTCAGCCGGTGCATGTCGAAGCATGCGATTTGGACGACGACGGTCATCAAGACCTAGTGGTTGCTGATATCGGAGAGTTCGATGCCAACGACAGCAATCTAGGACGCGTGGTTTGGTTGCGTCGCGATCCCGATAGCGAAGAATTCCAACAGATCGTGCTGGTGGACGGATTGGGACGAGTTGCGGATGTACAACCGGCGGACTTTGATGGCGATGGAGACATCGATTTGATGGTCGCCGAATTTGGCTGGCGAAACAGCGGCCGCATTGTGATGTTAGAAAACAATCTCTCGGCGGCCGGCGATGCGATCGATCCCGCCAACATTTCCGCCAATGACTTCTTGCCTCACGTCGTCGATGATCGCCATGGGACGATTCATGTTCCTGCCGCTGATCTCAATGGCGATGGGCACATGGATTTCGTCGCTTTGATCAGCCAGGGCCACGAAACCGTCGAAGCATTCTTGAACGATGGGGAAGGAGGGTTCCAGCGAAAAGTCATCTTCCAGGCTCCGGACCCCGCCTACGGTTCATCCGGGCTTCAATTGGTGGACATGGACCTGGACGACGACCTGGATGTTCTGTTTACCAACGGTGACTCGTTCGACCGAGGGATCAAGCCGTACCACGCCGTCGGCTGGCTGGAAAACGACGGATCCTATCCCTACGAACATCACCAACTGTGCGAAATGCCTGGCGTTCTTACAGCAAAAGCCGCTGACTTTGACGGCGACGGCGATATGGACGTGGTCGCCGGATCATTGATAGCTGGTCCGGTCGGCGATCACGTCGGGGAACTGCACATGGCGTCCATTTTGATGTTGATCCAAACCGAACCCGGCGTCTTCAAGAAGACATCGCTTCAGCAAAGTATCCACCAGCATGCGTCGATCGAAGTTGCTGATTTTGACAACGATGGAGCCGTCGATTTCGCGATCAGCAATCTGTTACGCGAAAATGGTAACAACGAACCCGACGGTGTCATTTGGTGGAATCAATCACCGACGCGTTGA